In Candidatus Cybelea sp., the following proteins share a genomic window:
- a CDS encoding methylmalonyl-CoA mutase family protein yields MPRDLNASGIPIGPAYDTVEGTPHDLGEPGHFPFGRGIRKDMYRGRLWTMRQYAGFGTAAESNARYRYLLERGQTGLSVAFDLPTQLGYDSDAPQARGEVGKVGVAIDSIADMETLLDGVPLDRVTVSMTINAPAAVLLALLLAVARRRGTPFEKLGGTVQNDVLKEYVARGTYIYPPAPSMRLVTDVMSYCAHEVPQWNAISVSGYHIREAGSTAVEEIAFTLSNGKAYLRAAREAGIPLEEVAPRISFFWNAHNDFFEEIAKFRAARYLWAVIVRDDFGCRDPRSQMLRFHTQTGGSTLTAQEPDNNVVRVTLQALAAVLGGTQSLHTNGKDEALALPTAQSAKLALRTQQIIAYESGVADVVDPMAGSYYLETLTNDLIARAAGIIGEVDAMGGSMAAIESGWMQARIADSSYAAQQAVERGDQVVVGVNKFAEESGDAPIPLQQVDDRPEREQVARLRALRESRDAQTVARRLGDVRAAAAGGENLMPFFVDAVDDGATLGEICNVLRDVFGTYRAKEVVA; encoded by the coding sequence ATGCCTCGCGACCTCAACGCCTCGGGAATTCCGATCGGTCCCGCCTACGATACGGTCGAAGGAACGCCGCACGACCTCGGCGAGCCCGGCCATTTCCCGTTCGGCCGCGGAATTCGCAAGGACATGTATCGTGGACGCCTCTGGACGATGCGCCAGTACGCCGGCTTCGGCACCGCCGCCGAATCGAACGCGCGCTATCGCTACCTTTTAGAGCGCGGCCAGACCGGGCTTTCGGTCGCCTTCGATTTGCCGACGCAGCTCGGCTACGACTCCGACGCGCCGCAGGCGCGCGGCGAGGTCGGCAAAGTCGGCGTTGCAATCGACTCGATTGCCGACATGGAGACGCTGCTCGACGGCGTGCCGCTCGACCGAGTTACCGTCTCGATGACGATCAACGCGCCGGCGGCCGTTCTCTTGGCGCTGCTGCTGGCCGTCGCGCGCCGGCGCGGCACTCCGTTCGAGAAACTCGGGGGCACCGTGCAGAACGACGTACTCAAAGAGTACGTCGCGCGCGGAACCTACATCTATCCTCCGGCGCCCTCGATGCGCCTGGTGACCGACGTGATGTCTTACTGCGCCCACGAAGTGCCGCAGTGGAACGCGATCTCGGTCTCGGGTTACCACATCCGCGAGGCGGGATCGACCGCCGTCGAAGAGATCGCCTTTACGCTCTCCAACGGAAAGGCCTATCTACGCGCCGCTCGAGAGGCGGGCATCCCGCTCGAGGAGGTCGCGCCCCGCATCTCCTTCTTCTGGAATGCGCACAACGACTTTTTCGAAGAGATCGCCAAGTTTCGCGCCGCCCGCTATCTTTGGGCAGTAATCGTGCGCGACGACTTCGGCTGCCGCGATCCGCGTTCGCAGATGCTTCGCTTTCACACCCAGACCGGCGGCTCGACGCTCACCGCGCAGGAGCCCGACAACAACGTCGTGCGCGTCACGCTGCAGGCGCTCGCCGCAGTGTTGGGCGGTACCCAATCGCTGCATACCAACGGGAAGGACGAAGCTCTCGCGCTGCCGACCGCGCAGAGCGCGAAGCTCGCGCTGAGGACGCAACAGATCATCGCGTACGAATCCGGCGTTGCGGACGTCGTCGATCCCATGGCCGGATCCTACTATCTCGAAACGCTTACCAACGACTTGATCGCCCGCGCCGCGGGCATCATCGGCGAGGTCGACGCGATGGGCGGCAGCATGGCCGCAATCGAGAGCGGCTGGATGCAGGCGCGGATCGCCGACTCTTCGTACGCCGCGCAGCAGGCCGTCGAACGCGGCGACCAGGTCGTGGTGGGAGTCAACAAATTTGCCGAGGAGTCCGGCGACGCGCCGATTCCGCTGCAGCAGGTCGACGATCGCCCGGAGCGCGAGCAGGTCGCGCGGCTGCGCGCGCTGCGCGAGTCGCGCGATGCGCAAACCGTCGCGCGGCGTTTGGGCGACGTGCGCGCCGCGGCAGCCGGCGGTGAGAACCTCATGCCGTTCTTCGTCGACGCCGTCGACGACGGCGCGACGCTCGGCGAAATCTGCAACGTGCTGCGGGACGTCTTCGGGACCTATCGCGCCAAGGAAGTCGTTGCGTAG
- the mce gene encoding methylmalonyl-CoA epimerase: protein MEIDHVAIVVKDLETTLRLYTETLGFTEGYREIVFDQGVEAVGLEAGSSVIELLLPLDENSAIARYRGDSATKLHHTAYRVADIEAALAELKAKGVRLIDEHARRGANGSLIAFLHPKATGGVLIELCQPHPLK from the coding sequence ATGGAGATTGACCACGTCGCCATCGTCGTCAAGGATCTGGAGACCACGCTGCGGCTTTACACGGAGACGCTGGGTTTCACGGAAGGTTATCGCGAGATCGTCTTCGACCAGGGCGTCGAAGCGGTCGGCCTGGAGGCCGGCTCCTCCGTCATCGAGCTCCTCCTTCCTCTCGACGAAAACTCAGCAATCGCACGCTATCGTGGAGATTCCGCGACGAAACTCCATCACACGGCCTACCGCGTGGCGGACATCGAAGCGGCACTAGCGGAACTCAAGGCCAAGGGCGTACGCCTAATCGACGAGCACGCGCGGCGCGGCGCCAACGGAAGCTTGATCGCTTTTCTGCATCCGAAGGCGACCGGCGGTGTGCTCATCGAACTCTGCCAGCCGCATCCCCTTAAATAA
- a CDS encoding MarC family protein, with translation MDAAFVATAFATAFTIIDPIGMIPMTIAATARLAPERRNQIVDQAVLVGAGVILFMGVVGRLILNSLGITLPAFTIAGGILLFLIAIDMLFARPTGAKRTEAEEREAAQTENPAVFPLAVPMIAGPGTIATVLLLVNLSHGDRLELSIVVLAYVVALAVTWLCMRASSILLRVIGTTGIHVISRLLGIILAALAVQFVLNGLSQSILRR, from the coding sequence ATGGACGCCGCTTTCGTCGCTACCGCATTTGCCACCGCATTCACGATCATCGATCCGATCGGAATGATTCCGATGACGATCGCCGCGACCGCGCGTCTGGCGCCGGAGCGCCGAAATCAAATCGTCGATCAAGCCGTGCTCGTCGGCGCGGGCGTCATCCTTTTCATGGGCGTCGTCGGGCGACTGATCCTCAACTCGCTCGGTATTACACTGCCGGCGTTCACGATTGCCGGCGGCATCCTGCTCTTCCTCATCGCGATCGATATGCTCTTCGCACGCCCGACCGGTGCCAAGCGCACTGAGGCCGAGGAACGCGAAGCGGCGCAGACCGAGAACCCTGCCGTCTTTCCTTTGGCCGTACCGATGATCGCCGGTCCCGGGACGATCGCGACGGTGCTGCTGCTGGTGAATCTCTCGCACGGCGATCGCCTCGAGCTTTCGATCGTCGTGCTCGCGTATGTCGTCGCGCTCGCCGTTACGTGGCTGTGCATGCGAGCGTCCTCGATTTTGCTGCGAGTGATCGGTACGACGGGCATCCACGTGATCAGCCGGCTACTCGGAATTATTCTGGCCGCCCTCGCGGTCCAGTTCGTGCTCAACGGCCTATCGCAATCGATCCTACGGCGATGA
- a CDS encoding alpha-hydroxy acid oxidase translates to MKNAHTIEDLRRAAKRRLPRVVFDYIDGGADGEITLRENCTVFDRVRFRPRNAEAMGSVDLHTTLLGTTIDLPFLLAPVGSSRLFFPRGECVAAKQAGKAGTGYVLSTLSGCRLEEVKISTKGPAWYQLYLLGGREAAEAAIRRARAAGYSALVVTIDTAVAGQRERDLRNGGRELVSGQLLQMLPYAWQMLVRPAWVVDFLRDGGMMKFPNVVIPGKGPLPYEDVGAALERSTVTWADLGWIREVWSGPIVIKGVLTAQDAARSIDAGAEAVVVSNHGGRQLDCVAPTLAALPEVVDAVAGRAEVYLDGGIRRGSDVVKALCLGARAVMVGRAYAYGLGAAGGPGVLRAIEILRSGIVRTLRLLGCRDVAELDRSYVEVLW, encoded by the coding sequence ATGAAGAACGCCCACACGATCGAGGATCTGCGCAGGGCGGCGAAGCGACGCCTCCCGCGCGTCGTCTTCGACTATATCGACGGCGGCGCCGATGGCGAGATCACGTTGCGCGAGAACTGCACGGTCTTCGATCGCGTGCGCTTTCGTCCGCGCAACGCCGAAGCGATGGGCAGCGTCGACCTGCACACGACCCTGCTCGGCACGACGATCGACCTGCCGTTCTTGCTCGCGCCGGTCGGCAGCAGCCGTCTTTTTTTCCCGCGCGGCGAGTGCGTCGCGGCGAAGCAGGCCGGAAAAGCCGGCACCGGTTACGTTCTGTCGACGCTCTCCGGCTGCCGGCTCGAAGAGGTGAAGATCTCGACGAAAGGGCCGGCGTGGTATCAGCTGTATCTCTTGGGCGGGCGCGAGGCCGCCGAAGCGGCAATCCGCCGCGCTCGCGCTGCCGGATACTCCGCGCTCGTCGTGACGATCGATACGGCGGTCGCCGGGCAGCGAGAGCGCGATCTGCGCAACGGCGGCCGCGAACTCGTCAGTGGACAGCTGCTGCAGATGCTGCCGTACGCGTGGCAGATGCTCGTGCGGCCCGCGTGGGTGGTCGACTTCTTGCGCGACGGCGGAATGATGAAGTTTCCCAACGTCGTTATCCCCGGTAAGGGGCCGCTGCCCTACGAAGACGTCGGCGCCGCGCTCGAACGCTCGACCGTCACCTGGGCGGATCTCGGCTGGATCCGCGAGGTATGGAGCGGCCCGATCGTGATCAAGGGCGTGTTGACGGCGCAGGACGCTGCGCGCAGCATCGACGCCGGCGCGGAGGCGGTCGTGGTTTCGAATCACGGCGGGCGACAACTCGACTGCGTCGCACCGACGCTCGCGGCGCTTCCCGAGGTCGTCGATGCCGTCGCCGGGCGCGCCGAAGTATATCTCGACGGCGGCATACGCCGCGGCAGCGACGTCGTCAAGGCGCTCTGTTTGGGGGCGCGCGCGGTTATGGTCGGCCGAGCGTATGCCTACGGGCTGGGCGCCGCCGGCGGTCCCGGCGTTTTGCGCGCCATCGAGATCCTTCGCAGCGGCATCGTTCGCACATTGCGTTTGCTTGGATGCCGCGATGTCGCTGAGTTGGATCGCTCGTACGTCGAAGTTTTGTGGTAG
- a CDS encoding DNA-processing protein DprA produces the protein MSLFVQGKIPPDGVAIVGSRTPPLEAWTFAYELAKHLGEPVVAGLAPGIDAAAHRGALAAGVPTVAFVGYGFGATDPPEYAVLEAEIVASGGAVATLLPPGTPASPQSRIERDRLQAEYSRAVVLVCSEIDGGAMYAMRFAQELRKPRFALEPPGDDPRWAGNRACLEAGARPLPFDVEEARRALQVRGDRDIE, from the coding sequence GTGAGCCTGTTCGTACAAGGGAAGATTCCCCCAGACGGCGTCGCGATCGTCGGCAGCCGTACGCCGCCGCTCGAAGCATGGACGTTCGCCTACGAGCTCGCGAAGCATCTGGGTGAACCGGTCGTCGCCGGACTCGCGCCGGGAATCGACGCCGCCGCGCATCGCGGCGCGCTCGCCGCCGGCGTTCCCACCGTCGCGTTCGTCGGGTACGGTTTCGGCGCGACCGATCCCCCGGAGTACGCGGTGCTCGAGGCCGAGATCGTCGCGTCCGGCGGCGCGGTCGCCACGCTGCTCCCGCCCGGGACGCCGGCCTCGCCGCAATCGCGAATCGAGCGCGATCGGCTGCAGGCGGAGTACTCGCGCGCCGTCGTGCTCGTCTGCAGCGAGATCGACGGCGGCGCGATGTACGCGATGCGCTTCGCGCAAGAGTTGCGCAAACCGAGATTCGCGCTCGAACCGCCGGGCGACGACCCGCGCTGGGCCGGCAACCGCGCCTGTTTGGAAGCGGGTGCGCGCCCGCTGCCGTTCGACGTCGAAGAAGCGCGGCGTGCGCTACAGGTTCGGGGCGATCGCGATATCGAGTGA
- a CDS encoding DUF4127 family protein, which translates to MNLAAVLLAAIVFLPMDDRPVTYMLPVMLGRIAGIRVAAPPNTLAGNFLVAGQPDALIAWLNQTAARERPGAFVISTDMLAYGGLIPSRVPGPSYADAYSRFREFAHLRQEYPTSWIGAFGTVMRLAPTGIPSGTPYFAAYPTWSYLQEYANLHDPPLPSEAARARHLRELVGEATLDAYLATRARNLAVDRLLLKLTANATIDRLVLGQDDAGPIGLHVRDVALLQSELAAQGLSRRASIEPGADELGMALVAHALARAARWTPRIAVRYSTPAGASYQDKIEYAPISVAIDALIGVCGGVRDDNAPDIVLYVRVPGTTPALDDALRARMQADAQTHSVALADLSYLASYEDQARFAQQLLSSGLATRLDAYSSWNTNANTVGTALAEAIAAGAGRRLHTYDALAHRAFTLTRFVDDYAFHDEVRPRLNATLAAQGVADHTLLAPGVAEPIAQLDRTLLWNDAAQILDRLYPGYHIAAISIGLPWSRTFETSLDIAIAPNL; encoded by the coding sequence ATGAATCTCGCCGCCGTGCTGCTCGCCGCGATCGTCTTTCTGCCGATGGACGATCGTCCGGTCACCTATATGCTGCCGGTAATGCTCGGACGCATAGCCGGCATAAGAGTCGCCGCGCCGCCGAACACACTGGCCGGGAACTTTCTGGTCGCCGGGCAGCCCGACGCGCTGATCGCCTGGCTCAACCAAACGGCCGCGCGGGAACGGCCGGGCGCGTTCGTGATCTCGACCGACATGCTGGCATACGGCGGGCTCATTCCCTCCCGCGTTCCCGGCCCTTCCTACGCCGATGCGTACTCGCGCTTTCGCGAATTCGCGCATCTTCGGCAAGAGTACCCGACTTCTTGGATCGGGGCATTCGGTACCGTTATGCGGCTCGCGCCGACCGGCATTCCGTCCGGCACGCCGTACTTCGCCGCCTATCCAACGTGGTCGTACCTGCAAGAGTATGCGAATCTGCACGATCCGCCGCTGCCCAGCGAAGCGGCGAGAGCGCGGCATCTGCGCGAGCTGGTCGGCGAAGCGACGCTCGACGCGTATCTTGCGACGCGCGCCCGCAATCTCGCAGTGGACCGGCTGCTGCTGAAGCTCACCGCAAACGCAACGATCGACCGGCTCGTGCTCGGACAGGACGACGCCGGACCGATCGGGCTCCACGTTCGCGATGTGGCGCTGCTCCAATCCGAGCTCGCGGCGCAGGGTCTCTCGCGGCGCGCCTCGATCGAGCCGGGCGCGGACGAACTGGGGATGGCGCTCGTGGCGCACGCGCTGGCACGCGCGGCGCGCTGGACGCCGCGCATCGCGGTGCGTTACTCGACGCCGGCCGGTGCCTCGTACCAGGATAAGATCGAATACGCGCCGATCTCGGTCGCGATCGACGCGCTAATCGGCGTCTGCGGCGGCGTTCGCGACGACAACGCCCCGGATATCGTGCTCTACGTGCGTGTGCCCGGTACGACGCCGGCGCTCGACGACGCGCTGCGCGCGCGGATGCAGGCCGACGCGCAGACGCACTCCGTTGCGCTCGCCGACCTTTCGTATCTAGCCTCCTACGAGGATCAGGCGCGCTTCGCGCAGCAGCTGCTGTCTTCCGGGCTGGCCACGCGGCTCGATGCCTACTCCTCGTGGAATACCAATGCGAATACGGTGGGCACGGCGCTCGCCGAAGCGATCGCCGCCGGCGCGGGCCGGCGGCTTCACACGTACGATGCGCTCGCGCATCGCGCTTTTACGCTGACGCGCTTCGTCGACGACTACGCCTTCCACGATGAGGTTCGTCCGCGCCTAAATGCGACGCTGGCCGCACAAGGCGTCGCCGATCACACGCTGCTCGCGCCAGGGGTTGCCGAGCCGATCGCGCAGCTCGATCGAACGCTGCTCTGGAACGACGCCGCGCAAATTCTCGATCGGCTCTATCCCGGATATCACATCGCGGCGATCTCGATCGGGCTGCCGTGGAGCCGTACGTTCGAGACCTCACTCGATATCGCGATCGCCCCGAACCTGTAG